CATGGGGCATCAATCGACACTGGCATATGCTCGATCTGGGCAAGGCGTATCTGATGAAGGGCAATCCGCTATATGTAACAGCATTTATTGACCACTTCCGTAGCTGGAGACAGCAAAACCCGGTACCTGTAAATCTGGTTTACGACGAGGCCGTGTTCTTTCAAAAACCCGGTCCTTGGCGTCTGCTGGAGACGGGACTACGTGTGCAGTCCTGGATATCGGCATATAAATATATGGAAGCGAGTTCACTGATAGACGAAGGATTTCAGGCGGAGTTTCAACAAGGTCTGGACGAGCACGCCGAGTTTTTGACCCGTTACCTCGGCAGCACGGAAATCAATCATGCCATTATGCATATGCAAGGCTTGTTCATGATCGCTACGTTCTACCACCAGCACCCGCGAAGTCCACACTGGCGTCAAGTGGCGATGGAACGTCTTGAGCTGTGTTTGCTGCATCAGTTGGGTGAAGAAGGGATACAGGTTGAACTGACAACACATTACCACAATGCCAGCATCGAAATGTTTGGCACACCTTATCGGTTGGGCGAGATTTCAGGGCATCCTTTCTCGGCATGGTATGCCCGCTGTCTGCGCCAAATGGCTGCATTTACTGAGGCGCTGATCCGACCAGATCATCAGTCTACCGGTATTGGTGATTCGGATTGGGTTGGCGATGGACGACAACGACTGACCCTGCTTGGCGCGATCATGGATGATGATGATTTGATGGCTCGCGGAACGGATAGCTCGGAGTGTCTCTGGTTGCTGGGTGTGGAGAAATATGAGCGATGCCTCCGACTACAGGCTGCTTCTTCTCCGGCGTTGTCGAGCCGGGCTTTTCCGCAGACCGGATATTATGTCATGAGGGACAAGTATCAATATCTTTTTTTTGATGCAGCTGCCATGGGCGGAGCACACGGACATGCGGATGCGCTGAATGTAGAGTGGATGTGGAAGAACCAGCTTTTCTTCACGGACACCGGACGTTACACGTATGAAGAAGGGGAATGGCGGCGGTATTTTAAAAGTACGCGGGCGCACAATACCGTCACGGTGGATGGTCTGGATCAGACACCTTATCTCTCCACACAGCAATGGGGTGAACCGGAGGCTCAGGCCACAACGCTACGTTGGGAGAGCAATGACAGCTATCACTTCATTGATGCTTCGCAGGATGGATATACACATTTGCCAGATCCAGTTACACATCGTCGGTGGATGCTGGCAGGGGTGGAGATCCCTTTACTACTCATTGTGGATTGGCTGGAGGCGGAAGCAGAGCATACTCTGGAGCAACGTTTTCACCTGCATCCGCAAGCGGATATTGCGTTGAGGATCAATGAAGCTGGAGAAATGACGGCGGATATGAGCTATGAGGCATCTTCCATAACGCTGACGATGCAATGGGTTACGGCGGGCATCGGGAAGGGAGCCTTCGCGTTGACGGAGCAGCCCGGCTGGGTATCTGAGGTATATGGTTCCAAGTCGGAAACATCGGTCATCCAGGGCAAGACTGATTTCTCGGGTAAAGTGGGTATTCTGACGTTGTGCCTGCCTGCGGATCATATTGATCAGGTTACACGTGTTACCACATGCGAACTAGAACCTGACCTGATGAGATTGGCATTATCTTATGTGCAAGGTGAGGAAATAGGGTATATTGTGATTGACAACGACACGCTGCAATGGACGAAAGAACAGAAATAAAAAACAGTGAAGCAGGAGCAGATGCTCGCACTTGGCGAACATAGACTCCTGCTTTTTCTTCACTCACTTGGCTTTCCTTTTTCTTTTTACTCTGGGTAATTTTTGCGTAACGGGCCTGGGAATGGCTGGCTTTCTGGCCGTTCCGGGAGGTCTGTTGCGATATACCCATAAGGCATACTCCAGCGGCTGAGTGATGGCTTTATAATAGATATCCCGCTCCCCGATGCGAGCGAATACTTCACGTGCAGGTTTGGGGTTAACTTCAAGCAGGTAGATACGCCCGCTTCTGTCAATCGCCAAATCCAGTGCCAACTCACATAGGTCCCCATACGTATCTTCCAGAAACGAAGCAACATCAATGCCGAATTTCTCTGCAGTTGTGTTAATTTCTGCCCGGAGGTCGTCATCTTCGATCCATTGCTTCATGAGTCGGTCCATCGCTATTGCCTGACCGCCGCCATGCAGATTGGAGGTTACGCTTTTTTCTGCACCCATGCGTCCGGCACATCCAGTAAGCTCCCATTGTCCTTCACCGTTCTTCTGAACGAGCATGCGATAATCATGCACACGTCCATTCGGAAGCTGAAGTTGAATGCCCTTTTGTACAAGATACTTGTCTTTCATGTTCCAGTGCTGGAGCAACGCGCCAAGTCGTGATAAATGAACTTTACGTGGAGTGATGATACGACGCTTCTGATCCCGCCCCTGAACAAGCACTGTA
This Paenibacillus xylanexedens DNA region includes the following protein-coding sequences:
- a CDS encoding alginate lyase family protein, translated to MSDFYLSATDLQRAAQYYEKHFPEEARNSLTIANRAILNEFIVPYTNDLNRWIPMGTPVDWLHNPTNDLEFTWGINRHWHMLDLGKAYLMKGNPLYVTAFIDHFRSWRQQNPVPVNLVYDEAVFFQKPGPWRLLETGLRVQSWISAYKYMEASSLIDEGFQAEFQQGLDEHAEFLTRYLGSTEINHAIMHMQGLFMIATFYHQHPRSPHWRQVAMERLELCLLHQLGEEGIQVELTTHYHNASIEMFGTPYRLGEISGHPFSAWYARCLRQMAAFTEALIRPDHQSTGIGDSDWVGDGRQRLTLLGAIMDDDDLMARGTDSSECLWLLGVEKYERCLRLQAASSPALSSRAFPQTGYYVMRDKYQYLFFDAAAMGGAHGHADALNVEWMWKNQLFFTDTGRYTYEEGEWRRYFKSTRAHNTVTVDGLDQTPYLSTQQWGEPEAQATTLRWESNDSYHFIDASQDGYTHLPDPVTHRRWMLAGVEIPLLLIVDWLEAEAEHTLEQRFHLHPQADIALRINEAGEMTADMSYEASSITLTMQWVTAGIGKGAFALTEQPGWVSEVYGSKSETSVIQGKTDFSGKVGILTLCLPADHIDQVTRVTTCELEPDLMRLALSYVQGEEIGYIVIDNDTLQWTKEQK
- a CDS encoding YheC/YheD family protein, with translation MSSPVLGIMTLYLNEHRALEERSVYRRMILEGRKRGLDIYVFTPADVHPGGKQIEAMVFHEGKGWSREWRSFPDLIFDRCRIQRNRRFQQLLAFREKYGHLLFLNRPLRNKWTIHQTLLQKANFREHLPETALFQDMSDVNRMLKVSSLVYLKPINGTGGRGILRIERSSSEANTVLVQGRDQKRRIITPRKVHLSRLGALLQHWNMKDKYLVQKGIQLQLPNGRVHDYRMLVQKNGEGQWELTGCAGRMGAEKSVTSNLHGGGQAIAMDRLMKQWIEDDDLRAEINTTAEKFGIDVASFLEDTYGDLCELALDLAIDRSGRIYLLEVNPKPAREVFARIGERDIYYKAITQPLEYALWVYRNRPPGTARKPAIPRPVTQKLPRVKRKRKAK